The DNA segment CCGATGCGCGCCTCGAGCGCCGCCACCATCGCCGGCTGAGGGCCAGCAGCGGCCGCGTTGCCTAGCGCAACCGCAATATTGCGCAGCCAGCGCTCATGACCGATGCGGCGGATCGGACTGCCTTCGAGGCGCTGGTTGAATTCGTCCTCGCTCCAGGCAAACAGTTCGACCAGGCTGGCGTCATCGAGGCCATTACGCACGGCGAAATCCGGCAAGACCGCGCGCTGGGCGAACTTGTTCCAGGGGCACACCAGCTGGCAATCGTCGCAGCCGTAGACGCGATTGCCGATCAGCGGGCGCAACTCTTCCGGAATACTGCCTTTCAGCTCGATGGTCAAATAGGAAATGCAGCGCCGCGCATCCAGCTTGTAGGGGCCGAGGATGGCCTGCGTCGGGCAGGCGTCGATGCAGGCATGGCAGGCGCCGCAATGGTCCGATACCGGCGCATCCACCGGCAGCGGCAAGTCGGTAAAAATCTCGCCGAGAAAAAACATCGAGCCCGCCTGCCGGTTCAGCAGCAGGGTATGCTTGCCGCGCCAGCCAAGGCCGGCGTGGCTGGCCAGCGCCACCTCCAGCACCGGCGCCGAATCGGTGAATACGCGATAGCCGAACGGCCCCGCGGCTTCCGCGATGCGATCTGCCAGGCGTTGCAGGCGGGATCGCAAGACCTTGTGGTAATCGCGTCCGCGCGCATACACCGACACCACGGCGGCACCCGGCTCTGCCTGGCGGCCATGCTCGCGTGCGCGCCAGCTTTCCGGCGCTTCTTGCGGCAGGTAATCCAGGCGGGCCGAAATCACCCGCACGGTGCCCGGCACCAGATCGGCAGGACGGGCGCGCTTCATGCCGTGGCTTGCCATATAATCCATTTCACCATGCATGCCGGCGTCCAGCCAGGCTTGCAGGCCCGCTTCTTCCTGCTTCAGGTCGATGCCTGCAATGCGCACCTCGGCCAGGCCCAGTTCGCGGCCCCAGGCGGGAATGGCTTGCGCGAGCGCGAAAAAGTCGGGTTGCGTGGTCATCTGGGCACAGGCCAATTGGGAAAATGAAAACGGAGCAATGTTGCGCTCCCTGATCCGGGATTCAAGAGATGCGCCATTTTAAAACCTTTCTGCATGACGAGGCCGGCACCCTGGCACTGGGCGAATCGCTGGCTCTGGCGCTGGCGCCGGGATTGACCATTTACCTGCACGGTGACCTCGGCGCCGGCAAGACCACCCTGACGCGCGCCCTGTTGCATGCGGCCGGCCACAGCGGCCATGTCAAAAGCCCAACTTACACCCTGGCCGAACCCTATACCGTCACCCTCGGCGGCAAGCCCGTCGAGGTGATCCATTTCGACCTCTATCGCATGGGTAGTCCGGAAGAGTTTCTGGATGCCGGTTTTCGTGAACATTTCAATCCTGACACCATATGCCTGGTGGAATGGCCAGAAAAAGCCGCTGGCGTGTTGCCCGCCCCCGACATTGAGGTGTTTCTTGGCATCAATGAAGACGGACGTGATGTAGAATTGCAAGCATTATCCGACCAGGGTAGCGCATGCCTCGAACGACTCCACTTCGCCCCCAACCTGTAAAACCAGCGACTCTTGCGTCGCAGAAGCGGCGTACTGTTCTCGGTGCCGGCGCCACCCTCCTGCTTTCCGTCCTGACACCCTTGCCGGCCCACGCCGCGCGCATTGTTGCCGTGCGTGTCTGGCCGGCCGAAGATTACACCCGTGTCACGCTGGAAAATGACAGTGACTTGAAAGTCAGCCACTTCCTGGTCAAGGATCCGGACCGCCTGGTGGTGGATATCGAGGGCGTCGAGCTGAACCCGACGCTCAAGGAACTGGTCGCCAAGATCCAGTCCAACGATCCCTACATCAAGCAGGTGCGGGTTGGCCAGAACCGTCCCGGCGTGGTGCGCCTGGTATTCGACCTGAAGTCGGCGGTCGACCCGCAGGTATTTACGCTGGCGCCGGTGGGCGCCTACCAGCACCGCCTGGTGTTCGACCTCTACCCGGTCAACCCGCCCGATCCGATTGAAGTATTGATTGCCCAGAGCAATGCCAAGGAAGCGGCGGGCAGCAGCTCGCGGCCGCAGGCCGAGCCTGTCCATGAGCCCAAGCCGGCTGAGCCGCGCATCGCCAGGGCAAAGCCGGAGGAACCGGCAGCGCCGCAACTCACGCGCATGATCACGATCGCGCTCGACCCTGGCCATGGCGGCGAAGACCCCGGCGCGATCGGGCGCGGCGGCAGCCGGGAAAAGGATGTCGTGCTGGCGATTGCCAAGCGCCTCAAGGCCAGGATCGAGGAGCAGCCCAACATGCGGGTGATGATGACCCGCGATGCCGATTTCTTCGTGCCGCTGCATGTGC comes from the Janthinobacterium sp. 17J80-10 genome and includes:
- the queG gene encoding tRNA epoxyqueuosine(34) reductase QueG — encoded protein: MTTQPDFFALAQAIPAWGRELGLAEVRIAGIDLKQEEAGLQAWLDAGMHGEMDYMASHGMKRARPADLVPGTVRVISARLDYLPQEAPESWRAREHGRQAEPGAAVVSVYARGRDYHKVLRSRLQRLADRIAEAAGPFGYRVFTDSAPVLEVALASHAGLGWRGKHTLLLNRQAGSMFFLGEIFTDLPLPVDAPVSDHCGACHACIDACPTQAILGPYKLDARRCISYLTIELKGSIPEELRPLIGNRVYGCDDCQLVCPWNKFAQRAVLPDFAVRNGLDDASLVELFAWSEDEFNQRLEGSPIRRIGHERWLRNIAVALGNAAAAGPQPAMVAALEARIGHASEVVREHVDWALAQHRQVKLRQPAPATSAG
- the tsaE gene encoding tRNA (adenosine(37)-N6)-threonylcarbamoyltransferase complex ATPase subunit type 1 TsaE, with product MRHFKTFLHDEAGTLALGESLALALAPGLTIYLHGDLGAGKTTLTRALLHAAGHSGHVKSPTYTLAEPYTVTLGGKPVEVIHFDLYRMGSPEEFLDAGFREHFNPDTICLVEWPEKAAGVLPAPDIEVFLGINEDGRDVELQALSDQGSACLERLHFAPNL
- a CDS encoding N-acetylmuramoyl-L-alanine amidase, with the translated sequence MPRTTPLRPQPVKPATLASQKRRTVLGAGATLLLSVLTPLPAHAARIVAVRVWPAEDYTRVTLENDSDLKVSHFLVKDPDRLVVDIEGVELNPTLKELVAKIQSNDPYIKQVRVGQNRPGVVRLVFDLKSAVDPQVFTLAPVGAYQHRLVFDLYPVNPPDPIEVLIAQSNAKEAAGSSSRPQAEPVHEPKPAEPRIARAKPEEPAAPQLTRMITIALDPGHGGEDPGAIGRGGSREKDVVLAIAKRLKARIEEQPNMRVMMTRDADFFVPLHVRVQKARKVQSDLFVSIHADAWVEPTARGASVFTLSEKGASSTAARWLASKENAADLIGGVNIKVHDKQLASVLLDLSTTAQINDSLKLGKAVLREIGGINRLHKPQVEQAGFAVLKAPDIPSILIETAFISNPEEEAKLTDDTYQEQMADAILTGIRKYFAKNPPLAKNRLT